The genomic DNA GCAGTGAATCGATAGACGGCGCAGTTGGTGGGATGACCGGCGCACTCGATAAGGAACGAGGTGTAATGATCGACTCACCTCATTTGCCGGAATGGAATGGCAGACTCATTTGTGACGAATTAGGCAGCGAGCTGGGTGCACATATAACCATAGAAAACGATTCTGCGGTTGTCGGTCTTGGTGAGGCAGTGTATGGAGCCGGGAAGGGATATCGTATAGCAAGTTACGTCACGGTATCTACCGGAGTTGGTGGTGCGCGTTTTATAAACGGAAAAATAGACGAAAATGCACACGGATTTGAGCCGGGGCGTCAGATCGTGGATATTTCCGGATCGCTCGACGGAGGTAACTCTGACGGTACCCTGGAAGGTCTTGTTTCCGGGACGGCACTTGAGAAACGATTTGGCATGCCGGCGATCGAGGTGAGTGACCCAAAAGTGTGGGATGATCTTGCTCAACAGCTTGCGGTCGGACTGTATAACCTTTCGCTCATTTGGTCACCGGAAGTGATCGTTCTGGGCGGATCAATGATCACCGGAGACCCAGCTATTGATGTTACTGCTACTGAAAAAGCATTTCGAGAGAGGATAGAGCAGGTATTCGCTACCGCACCGGACATTAGGAAGGCTGAACTGGGAGATATTAACGGTGTATGGGGCGCTTTGGCGTATCTCAACAACCTGGACCTGCC from Candidatus Paceibacterota bacterium includes the following:
- a CDS encoding ROK family protein, producing MYILFDIGATKTRIAATVDRQTFTEPTIIKTPASFDEFKNTFTQTAREHIGSESIDGAVGGMTGALDKERGVMIDSPHLPEWNGRLICDELGSELGAHITIENDSAVVGLGEAVYGAGKGYRIASYVTVSTGVGGARFINGKIDENAHGFEPGRQIVDISGSLDGGNSDGTLEGLVSGTALEKRFGMPAIEVSDPKVWDDLAQQLAVGLYNLSLIWSPEVIVLGGSMITGDPAIDVTATEKAFRERIEQVFATAPDIRKAELGDINGVWGALAYLNNLDLP